From Eptesicus fuscus isolate TK198812 chromosome 13, DD_ASM_mEF_20220401, whole genome shotgun sequence, the proteins below share one genomic window:
- the LOC103304134 gene encoding olfactory receptor 52Z1P-like — protein sequence MHLKDFDYLSITTSNYTSTPLIAFLLTGVPGLEDFQIWISIPFSFMYLLAVIGNGLVMAVVAWDRSLHEPMYLFLAMLALNDVLLCTVTVPKMLLIFWQGPSPSTFPACLTQMFFVHALFLSESAILLAMAFDRYVAICAPLHYATLFTGSLISKVALALVFRSVAVVTPGVLLILRLHFCRSNIIHHTYCENMVIAKLACNSIVLNSIYGLTAALLTTGLDFVLISLSYWVILKTVFRLPSREAQTKAFGTCGAHICVILIFYTLAFFSFFTHRFGKHVPRHTLILLANLYLLVPPTMNPVVYGAKTKQIRMKLLVLCNHSK from the exons atGCATCTAAAAG ACTTTGACTACCTCTCTATAACAACATCCAACTATACATCCACTCCCCTCATTGCATTTCTGCTAACTGGAGTCCCAGGATTAGAAGACTTCCAAATCTGGATTTCCATCCCTTTCAGCTTTATGTACCTTTTGGCTGTGATAGGCAATGGCCTGGTTATGGCAGTGGTGGCCTGGGACAGGAGTCTCCATGAACCCATGTATTTATTCCTGGCCATGCTGGCACTCAATGATGTCCTTCTTTGTACTGTCACAGTGCCCAAAATGCTTCTCATCTTCTGGCAGGGCCCTTCCCCATCAACGTTTCCTGCATGtctcacacagatgttttttGTTCAtgctctgttcctctctgaatcTGCTATTCTCCTGGCCATGGCTTTTGATCGCTATGTGGCTATCTGTGCACCACTCCATTATGCAACCCTATTTACAGGCTCTCTCATCAGCAAGGTGGCCTTGGCTCTGGTGTTTCGAAGTGTGGCTGTAGTTACCCCTGGAGTCCTCCTCATTCTTCGTCTGCACTTCTGCCGGAGCAATATTATCCACCATACCTACTGTGAGAACATGGTCATTGCCAAGTTGGCCTGCAATAGCATTGTCCTTAATAGCATTTATGGGCTCACTGCAGCTCTCCTGACTACAGGGCTGGACTTTGTTCTCATATCCCTGTCCTACTGGGTGATCCTGAAAACAGTCTTTAGACTACCATCTAGAGAAGCCCAGACAAAGGCCTTTGGAACCTGTGGAGCTCATATATGTGTCATCTTGATATTCTACACTCtggccttcttttccttctttaccCATCGCTTTGGAAAACATGTGCCCAGGCACACCCTTATTCTCTTGGCAAACCTCTACTTACTAGTGCCACCTACCATGAACCCCGTTGTTTATGGGGCAAAGACTAAACAGATAAGGATGAAACTACTAGTGCTCTGTAACCATTCAAAATGA
- the LOC103304133 gene encoding olfactory receptor 51V1-like: MSASTTNSSVFILTGFPGLDQYYPWFSIPFSSIYAMVFLGNCLVLHVIRTEPSLHEPMFYFLALLALTDLCIGLSTVHTVLGILWGLSQEISLDACIAQTYFVHSLSCTESGVLLAMAFDRFTAICIPLRYTSILTNSRVIQFMATIVLRSAVSILPGIIRLKFFHYCRPHVLSHSFCLHQDLLRLACSDIRFNSFYALALVICTLLLDAVLILISYVFILYTVLAIASREERLKSLQTCVSHLCAVLVFYIPIIGLTMVHRFGKHLSPLVHVLMGNIYILFPPLMNPIIYSVKTQQIRSRMKKWFSLKM, translated from the coding sequence ATGTCTGCGTCTACTACCAATTCCTCTGTATTCATTCTTACAGGGTTTCCTGGCCTGGACCAGTACTATCCCTGGTTTTCAATTCCCTTCTCCTCCATCTATGCTATGGTTTTCCTGGGAAACTGTCTGGTGCTGCATGTGATTCGGACTGAACCAAGCCTACATGAGCCCATGTTCTACTTCCTGGCCTTGCTGGCCCTCACTGACCTGTGCATTGGGCTGTCCACAGTGCACACAGTGCTGGGGATCCTGTGGGGGCTCAGCCAGGAAATCAGCCTGGATGCCTGCATTGCACAGACTTATTTTGTCCATAGTCTCTCCTGCACAGAGTCTGGAGTCCTTCTTGCCATGGCTTTTGATCGCTTTACTGCAATCTGCATTCCTCTGAGATACACATCCATCCTGACTAATAGTAGAGTCATTCAGTTCATGGCGACCATTGTCCTGAGAAGCGCTGTGTCCATTCTTCCTGGCATCATTCGTCTGAAGTTCTTCCATTACTGCCGCCCTCATGTCCTCTCCCACTCTTTCTGCTTGCACCAGGACCTGCTCAGGCTAGCCTGTTCTGACATCCGCTTCAACAGCTTCTATGCTCTGGCTCTGGTGATCTGTACCCTGCTGTTGGATGCTGTCCTTATTCTCATCTCCTATGTTTTCATCTTGTATACAGTGCTGGCAATTGCATCTCGGGAAGAGAGGCTCAAGTCTTTGCAGACCTGTGTTTCCCACCTCTGTGCTGTCCTGGTTTTCTATATTCCCATCATTGGTCTCACCATGGTTCACCGCTTTGGGAAGCACCTCTCGCCTTTGGTTCATGTTCTTATGGGCAACATTTATATTCTCTTTCCACCCCTGATGAATCCAATCATCTACAGTGTCAAGACACAGCAGATTCGAAGCAGGATGAAGAAGtggttttctttgaaaatgtag